The following nucleotide sequence is from Acyrthosiphon pisum isolate AL4f chromosome A2, pea_aphid_22Mar2018_4r6ur, whole genome shotgun sequence.
ACACATATCAAAGCGTATCGACCTCTTGTGTTACAGGTATAAAcgtagtttaaatatatttaagtatggCATCTCGGTGTCCAAGAAAAATGCTACTActtttaattgtacatttaggACGCATTGAATCGTGCTGGTGCTGTGATGTTTCTTGATCCAAATGTCCGGATAATATCTCCAAATGTTTCAAAACTTTTCACGCTCTACAGCAACAAATCTATTGTCGGCTGGGAGACAAGAATGGCCACAACAACGCTCACACAcccaaaaatgtttgattactTTCGAACACCTGCAGACAATTTTTTCTTCCTTCCTCTAGTCCTAGTCAACAAACTGATTGTGTACAATACTCTTGACATGCATCAAGACATCATGTTGCCGTGGATTCAATGTGCCCTTATCAGTGAATGCATATCACCCATAGGTATGTGCCAAGAGAAGAGAAATTTGATGGCGAACGCTACCACTGACAATGTTATgatcattattttacatttgttccACAGGAGCGCAGACCAAAGGGTGTAGATACAACAAGAAACCACAGTACAGATATTCAAGTTGTCATGGGTATGATGTGTCAGCATTCAACATCGTGTTAGGTATACACTATCAGTTCGATAGTACACCTTATGTCATCAAAGAAAATGAAGATGATTTTTTTACTCAAGTTTCCACAAGTGAAGCTCAAAAAGATCTACAAAACTTGATTTTGAACATAACAGATACACCAGCAGTGACGTAATTGAATACGCCCATTAAGTGTATTCATCTAAATGATCTTAATCcgttatataatttagttaacgGATAAACATtgaccaaaaattattttaaatcctatatattttaatactgtgGTAATTGAACATAAGGTTTCCAAAatgtgctatataataatatctacatttatattttagacattattgATCAAAGTCTTTGAATATTAACAGTGAAAACCTATGTacattggtatttaaaaaaactgattagTTGTACAAATGTCTATTGAGACTGTTATTGAGGGAgtaaacatacatttattgtgataatttaaaatatgtgtggTGTCAGAGGTTTTTGCTGTTTAGAAGTAACTAAAAGATTTCAGCGTTATTACTTACTACTATCATTACTTGTAGGTATTTAAGTcctgaaaacaattttaaattctctTCACTCTTCAATGTATTAATTGttgcatttatattaattgaaaattgtatcgacATGGTACGAAgccgatattattttatatattatttaagcaaacattattttgttacctAACCATTATTGATGTAtgattgttgtatattatgtaactttgtGTTGTTAATACTATTAGGATTGccttattttgtataattataactgCTTTATTTTATACACCAAACTTTAAAAATGGTCAGTTGCTACATCAAAAAATACCAATTGGATGATACACGGTCATTGAGATCCAAACATTCTGGGAATTCCTGataacatttacatttattcTGTAATAGCATATAagtgttaaataattgttaacagtttttttttaaccgcCAAATTTCCTTTTTTTGTCAGTATGGTTTAAGTTCcttaagtttttgttttaattaatttccctTATTTActcttatattaatttagcctgaaatacttatgattatttaatgttgacatttaattaacaaatgtttcattttataaCAACTGTTTACATCcattctaattttaatatggTAAAGAGATCAAAATTAACAAGTTAAAAGATTTTCATGCATTTATTTTTCCGTTTTAccaatcaataaattatatatttttcagttgtaaattatatgtatgGTTATTAAATTCCTTACTGATTTGGTAATTACACATATATTCAAGGAAAACAAACTATTAGGACTCAAAATTGTGTTGACTCATTGTCTTAATCTAAAGTATTAAATAccgattataaattaacttcAGTAGATTTATTAGACATATTCtgttatcaattattgtaaaaaggTCGTAATCCAAAGATTGCAATTAATTGAACTGGCAGCAgacatttataatagttatgttcAACAGTGTTAAGTACCACAAGAACAGTTATTGTCAATTATCTCCTTAGGTTAAGAACCAACAATGTGTCCagaagttaattataataagcttagcatacattttaaaaataatcatctaGTCTTCTAATTTGCTTagtcaaataattaaaactaacacCTTAGAGTTTTCAGTAGTATGTAATCTGTAGATAACCGTAAAgttcaaactattattttaatggtagtGCAAAGAACATATTTTGATGGGTATGTTTCAAGAATTTACCAAAGCAATATGTACAAAGAAAAATACATTAGTTATATTAACTTCATTCTAATATATTACTTCTATATgaacattattgttatatcttctacaaattatattatacattctttATAACTTATTCAAATTGTTAAAGTAATTGTACACtagaaaataagttttattactaTCGCGTGAACAATTTTCTACATACccgcaattaataataaagaaatcaaaaatttacaaTAGCACATCCATATTTTagttatcttttatattatggTCGAtaaaacctatacctatttaagataaaaaataaaaactaaatgaaGTAGTAAAAACTCGTAGTTATTAAAATTCACAGGATGAAGAATGTCCCAATAATAGGATGATTTaggagaaaaaattaattaataatattttatatttagaatacgaaaactttttattatcattCTTAAATCTGATTTgcttattacataattaattaatttaaacatatgtaTAATGTAGCGTCAgacaagtttaaattaaaaaaaaaaaaatcatatatttacaaattgatGAAATTTACCAAACACAATTTAGGTAGGAGCAATTAAATAGGGTGAGcctaaaaatattgtgaaaaactaaaattgcaACACTAAATTTATAACGTCAAAATGTTTGACTAAAACATCTTCACTCCTTTATGTTTCTTCAGACTTGACAAATGCTTCACATTACAATGTTATCCCTAGTCTTCAAAGAAAATTTCTTAAACTCTTTCCGCACCTTAGCAGaacaaatgaaaatacaaatacatagtaataattagtaaagaaaaaaagtgttcctatgaatgaaaaaattattgaagGCAATTAACTTAATAGTACTGTCTTGTTACAAAGTggtaatattaaagataaaaaattaattttgtgtttgaaaaaaaaaaattgggcaataaaaaaattatgtatattctatTTCTTCACAAAACATTCCTGCGTTGATGATATTCCAGCTCATTTAGGTTTTATTACGACCTGTGTtcaagataacaaaaaaaaaaacaaaaaaacgaagagcttaattattaattataataagatataaattataaatgtttatataatataaatatacatattcaaatattaaatttaagtgtaCTAATTTGTTATTGCCTTACC
It contains:
- the LOC100162311 gene encoding uncharacterized protein LOC100162311 — encoded protein: MFKLQYMRLRSRYMLFCFIAVFSFSVLFLMFQNSLSRPAIETLVTETHKQINNFKNFKDNLKVAEQKELVVNEDYLYALGFVAKPAIYPDSSWKNTTLPIVVTYVLEDEHSQAIGLVICVTKYLPDRAILVYNLGIPDYQLNLIQSFCSNNTRCTIIDFDLSKFPSHVSRTHIKAYRPLVLQDALNRAGAVMFLDPNVRIISPNVSKLFTLYSNKSIVGWETRMATTTLTHPKMFDYFRTPADNFFFLPLVLVNKLIVYNTLDMHQDIMLPWIQCALISECISPIGAQTKGCRYNKKPQYRYSSCHGYDVSAFNIVLGIHYQFDSTPYVIKENEDDFFTQVSTSEAQKDLQNLILNITDTPAVT